Proteins from a single region of Macaca fascicularis isolate 582-1 chromosome 5, T2T-MFA8v1.1:
- the PRR27 gene encoding proline-rich protein 27 produces MKLLLWACIVCAAFARKRRFPFNDEDYNDYHHPLHPSLNIPYGIRNLPPPLYYPPVNTVPSYPGNTYTDTRLPPYPWVLTAPGFRYVYHIPGFPLATRLNVPPLPPRDFPFVPPSRIFSAPAAPAYPPIAAKPAAAAPPTATPVAADPAAEAPVAAEPAAEALIRAEPAAEAPVGAEPAAEAPVGAEPAADSPSPAEPATAKPAAPEPHPSPSLHQVGCLYLTTIKYDK; encoded by the exons ATGAAGCTTCTCCTTTGGGCCTGCATTGTATGTGCTGCTTTTGCAAGGAAG agaCGGTTCCCCTTCAACGATgag GATTACAATGACTATCATCACCCACTTCATCCATCTCTGAATATTCCTTATGGCATACGGAATTTGCCACCTCCTCTTTACTATCCCCCAGTGAATACAGTCCCCAGTTACCCTGGGAATACTTACACTGACACCCGGTTACCTCCGTATCCCTGGGTTCTAACTGCTCCTGGATTCCGCTATGTCTATCACATCCCTGGTTTTCCCTTAGCTACTCGGTTGAATGTTCCTCCGCTCCCTCCTAGGGATTTCCCCTTTGTCCCTCCTTCAAGGATTTTTTCAGCACCTGCAGCACCCGCTTACCCACCTATTGCAGCTAAGCCTGCTGCAGCTGCACCTCCTACAGCCACACCTGTAGCAGCTGATCCTGCTGCAGAGGCCCCTGTTGCAGCTGAGCCTGCTGCAGAGGCACTTATTAGAGCTGAGCCCGCTGCAGAG GCACCTGTTGGAGCGGAGCCTGCTGCAGAGGCACCTGTTGGAGCTGAGCCCGCTGCAGATTCACCTTCACCAGCTGAGCCTGCTACAGCCAAGCCTGCTGCCCCAGAACCTcacccttctccctctcttcacCAGGTAGGTTGCTTATATCTTACCACTATAAAGTATGATAAATGA